The genomic stretch GGTGGCCAGGCAGTAGGCGACGAAACGGGCCAGGTTCGCGGGAACGGAGGCGTGGGCGTCGAAGGAGATGTCCGAGGCGGCGGCGCCCATGAAGGGCCAGCCGGCCAGATTCATGACCGTGCCGTAGGCGAAGGCGGCCAGGAAGCCGTAGCCCGCGAGCAGGAGCAGTTCGAGACGGCCCCGCAGCCGGACCGGGCCCGGCAGCAGCCCGGCCCCCATGGTGAACCAGCCCATCGACAGCATCTGGAACGGCAGCCACGGCCCGACCCCGCCCGTGAGCAGCGCGGAAGCGAACATCGTCACCGAGCCCAGCGTGAAGCCGAAACCGGGGCCCAGCACGCGTCCGCTGAGCACCATCAGAAAGAACATCGGCTCGATCCCGGCCGTCCCCGCGCCGATCGGCCGCAGCGCGGCGCCTGTCGCGGCCAGCACACCCAGCATGGCCACGGCCTTCGGGCCGAGATCCGACTCGGAGATCGTCGCCGCCACGACCGCGACCAGGAGGACGAGGAGGCCCGCGAAGAGCCAGGGCGCGTCCTGGGCGTGGGCGCTCAGCTGCGAGGCGGGCGGGGCGAGGAAGGGCCAGCCGAAGGCGAGCACGCCGACCGCGCTGACCAGCGCGAGTGCGGCGATCGAGCGGGGGCCGAGCCGGACGACGTGCAGCCGGGCTTTCGGGCGGGGGACGCTTGGGCGCCGGGCACTCATCCGAGGGCCTCGCGGACCTCGGCCACGGTCAGCCACTGCTGCGGGGCGAGGATCTTCGTCACCTGCGGGGCGAAGGACGGCGAGGAGACGACGATGTGCGCGGTCGGCCCGTCGGCGATCACTTCCCCTTCGGCGAGCAGCACCACGCGGTGCGCGATCTCGGCCGCCAGCTCCACGTCATGCGTGGCCAGCACGATCGCGTGCCCCTCGGCGGCGAGCCCGCGCAACACGGCCACCAGGCGGGCCTTCGCCGCGTAGTCCAGGCCGCGCGTCGGCTCGTCGAGCAGGAGGAGAGGCGGGCGAGCGGTCAGTACGACGGCCAGGGCGAGCGCCAGGCACTGGCCCTCGGAGAGGTCGCGGGGGTGCGTGTCGTCCGTGATCCCCGGCAGCAGCTCGGACACCAGCGCCCGGCAGGTCCCCGGCTCGGCCCCGGCGTCCCGGTCGGCCGCCGCGCACTCGGCGGCCACCGTGTCGGCGTAGAGGAGGTCTCGCGGTTCCTGTGGGACGAGGCCGACTCGGCGGACGAGGTCGGGGGGTGCGGTGCGGTGGGGTTCTGCTTCGCCGACGCGGACGCCTCCGGCGGTGGGCGGGACGAGTCCGACGAGGGAGGAGAGGAGGGTGGACTTGCCGGCGCCGTTGCGGCCCATGAGGGCGATGGTCTCGCCGGGGGCGACGGTCAGGTCTATGTGGCGCAGGGCGGTGATGCGGCCTCGGCGGACGGAGAGGGCTGTTACTTCGGCTGCTTCGGTGGTCTGGGTCTGCCGGGTGTCCGGGGTGGGGGAGGGGCGGCGACGGAAGAGGGAGCGGCGCCCTGTGCCGGTGCGGGCCGGGGGCGGGGTCGCTTGCCGGCGCCGGCCGGGTCCCGCGGCTGTGTGGCCGGCGGTGCTGCGGTTCGCCAGGGGCGCGGGGCTGTGTCTGATATGCGACGGCAGCCGCGATGGGGGTTCCCCCGGGTTCGAGCGAAGCCGGGAACTTGGGGGAGCGACCAGCCCCGGCGTACCCGCAGCCGCAGATGCGGCGAGGCGTTCTCGCAGGTCACCAGCCATGCGGCGGGCGTCTCTGACGGTCAGGGGGAGGGGCGACCAGCCCGCCAGGCGGCCCAGGGCCACCACCGGGGGGTGGACCGGGGAGACGGCCATGACCTCGGACGGGGTGCCCACGACGGGGGCTTCGCCGGGGCCGGGCAGCAGGAGGACGCGGTCTGCGTAGTGGATCACGCGTTCCAGGCGGTGCTCGGCCAGCAGGACCGTCGTGCCGAGGTCGTGCACGAGACGCTGGAGCACGGCCAGGACCTCTTCCGCCGCGGCCGGGTCCAGCGCCGAGGTCGGCTCGTCCAGGACCAGCACCTGAGGGTGCGGGGTGAGGACCGAGCCGATCGCGACACGCTGCCGCTGTCCGCCGGAGAGGGTGGCGATCGGGCGGTTCCGGAGCCCTGCCAGGCCCAGCAGGTCCAGCGTTTCCTCGACCCGGCGGCGCATCACCTCCGGGGCCAGGCCCAACGACTCCATTCCGTAGGCGAGTTCGTCCTCGACCGTGTCCGTCACGAAGTGGGCGAGCGGATCCTGGCCCACCGTGCCGACCACGTCGGCGAGTTCGCGCGGCTTGTGGGTACGGGTGTCGCGGCCGGCCACGGTGACGCGACCGCGCAGGGTGCCGCCGGTGAAGTGCGGCACCAGCCCGCTCACCGCGCCGAGCACGGTCGACTTGCCGACCCCGGACGGGCCGACGAGCAGCACCAGTTCACCTTCCGGCACCTGGAAGTCGACGCCCTGGACGGTGGGTTCGGCCGCACCGTCGTACGTCACGCTGACATCCTCGAAGCGGATCATGACGGCGGCTCCTTGGAGTCCTGGGGGACGACGAGGGCGGGGAGCAGGGCGAGGAGGGTCGCCGCGGCGGGCCACAGGGGGAGGGCGGGGGCGACGAGGGGGACGACACCGGGATGCAGGCCCTCCGGATCGCGGGCGGCGGCCAGGGTGAGCAGCGCGGCGACGGCGACGCCGGAACCGGCGACCAGCCAGGCCCGCGTGTCCCAGGGGTCGGGGCGGTACCGGGTGCGCAGCGAACGCCGGCCGCCGAGCCGGAGTCCCGCGAGCGCGGCGCCGGCACCGGCCAGCAGCAGCGGGATGCCGTAGGTGCCGCCCTCCGCGGTGAGCAGC from Streptomyces roseochromogenus subsp. oscitans DS 12.976 encodes the following:
- a CDS encoding ECF transporter S component; the encoded protein is MSARRPSVPRPKARLHVVRLGPRSIAALALVSAVGVLAFGWPFLAPPASQLSAHAQDAPWLFAGLLVLLVAVVAATISESDLGPKAVAMLGVLAATGAALRPIGAGTAGIEPMFFLMVLSGRVLGPGFGFTLGSVTMFASALLTGGVGPWLPFQMLSMGWFTMGAGLLPGPVRLRGRLELLLLAGYGFLAAFAYGTVMNLAGWPFMGAAASDISFDAHASVPANLARFVAYCLATSLGWDLGRAVCTVVLTFVLGPAVLRALRRATRRAAFETAVTFDAREPSPDGYGASPSGTPPVKHPT
- a CDS encoding ABC transporter ATP-binding protein; this encodes MIRFEDVSVTYDGAAEPTVQGVDFQVPEGELVLLVGPSGVGKSTVLGAVSGLVPHFTGGTLRGRVTVAGRDTRTHKPRELADVVGTVGQDPLAHFVTDTVEDELAYGMESLGLAPEVMRRRVEETLDLLGLAGLRNRPIATLSGGQRQRVAIGSVLTPHPQVLVLDEPTSALDPAAAEEVLAVLQRLVHDLGTTVLLAEHRLERVIHYADRVLLLPGPGEAPVVGTPSEVMAVSPVHPPVVALGRLAGWSPLPLTVRDARRMAGDLRERLAASAAAGTPGLVAPPSSRLRSNPGEPPSRLPSHIRHSPAPLANRSTAGHTAAGPGRRRQATPPPARTGTGRRSLFRRRPSPTPDTRQTQTTEAAEVTALSVRRGRITALRHIDLTVAPGETIALMGRNGAGKSTLLSSLVGLVPPTAGGVRVGEAEPHRTAPPDLVRRVGLVPQEPRDLLYADTVAAECAAADRDAGAEPGTCRALVSELLPGITDDTHPRDLSEGQCLALALAVVLTARPPLLLLDEPTRGLDYAAKARLVAVLRGLAAEGHAIVLATHDVELAAEIAHRVVLLAEGEVIADGPTAHIVVSSPSFAPQVTKILAPQQWLTVAEVREALG